One region of Streptomyces leeuwenhoekii genomic DNA includes:
- a CDS encoding RNA polymerase sigma factor, giving the protein MLRRASGDVGDDPLDAAQERRVRAVLALGGVPQADLPDGVQQVRLRLLERAASGREAPRDVSAWAAVVASNLAMDWHRAKRRQERIGERLAALRQAEHPSGEDTSLLSLAVARGLDHLPDAQRQVVVLRFYADLPVRDIAEQLGVPEGTVKSRLHTAVRALRARLHEDEVV; this is encoded by the coding sequence ATGCTCCGCCGCGCCTCGGGGGACGTCGGGGACGACCCCCTGGACGCGGCGCAGGAACGCAGGGTGCGGGCGGTGCTCGCGCTCGGCGGGGTACCGCAGGCGGACCTGCCGGACGGGGTGCAGCAGGTCCGCCTGCGGTTGCTGGAGCGGGCCGCGAGCGGGCGGGAGGCACCGCGCGACGTCTCGGCGTGGGCGGCGGTGGTCGCCTCCAACCTGGCCATGGACTGGCACCGGGCCAAGCGCCGCCAGGAGCGGATCGGGGAGCGCCTGGCCGCGCTGCGCCAGGCGGAGCACCCCTCCGGGGAGGACACCAGCCTGCTCTCCCTCGCCGTCGCCCGCGGCCTGGACCACCTGCCCGACGCCCAGCGCCAGGTCGTCGTCCTGCGCTTCTACGCCGACCTGCCGGTGCGCGACATCGCCGAGCAGCTCGGCGTCCCCGAGGGCACGGTGAAGAGCAGGCTGCACACGGCGGTACGGGCCCTGCGCGCCCGCCTGCACGAGGACGAGGTGGTGTGA